GTAGGCGATGACCAGGTACAGTTCCCTCATCGCACCGCAAAAGGCTCGTAGCGGGGAAGCTCCCCTAGGAGGTGCTTGACCAGGATCCGGGCTTGGGCTAAGAGGATTTCGCGATAGGCCAGGCGCTTTCCCAGAAGGGGGTGCTGTATCCGCTCGTTTAGTCGCCCTTCCCAAGCCCTTAAGAACTTGGGCCACGCCTCTTTCCGTAGACGGGGGAAACCTTCGCTGTCGTCAAAGTCCTCGAGGGTCACCCGGCGGTTGTTGAGGAGACTTAGAACCACCGAGTCCGCAAGGACGCTCCGGAACTCTTCCATCAGGTCCAACGCTAACGAGGGGCGGCCGTAGCGGACCTCGTGGAGGTAGCCCACATAAGGGTCAAGCCCGGCCACGAGGAGGGCGCTTTCGCACTCCTTGGCGAGGAGGGTGTAGGCCAGGGAGAGGAGGCTGTTGGCCGGGTCCCGGGGCGGGCGGCGGCTCCGCTCCCCAAAGGCGAACTCTTCCGGCAAAAGCTCTGCAAAGGCCCGGAAGTAGAGGTCGGCGGCCCGACCCTCCGCGCCCCTTAGCGCTTCCTCATCTTGGGCGCGCTCGGCCTCTAAGAGGGCTTCCTTGAGCCTTTCCCAGCCCTCGGCCCCGTTGCGCCTTAGGAAGACGAGGCCATTTCGGATCTTCCCCAAAACGAAGCGCTGGGCCAAGGCGAGCTTCCACGTGGGCTCCAGGTAGGCTTTGAACTGGGCTACCCGAGCAG
The sequence above is drawn from the Thermus thermophilus HB8 genome and encodes:
- the cas1 gene encoding CRISPR-associated endonuclease Cas1, with amino-acid sequence MGVVYVLENEAYLSKEGGTLKVSRRAGREVLLQKPLIAVEEIVILGNAVVTPALLKHCAQEGVGIHYLSPTGTYYAGLTRTPSKNAPARVAQFKAYLEPTWKLALAQRFVLGKIRNGLVFLRRNGAEGWERLKEALLEAERAQDEEALRGAEGRAADLYFRAFAELLPEEFAFGERSRRPPRDPANSLLSLAYTLLAKECESALLVAGLDPYVGYLHEVRYGRPSLALDLMEEFRSVLADSVVLSLLNNRRVTLEDFDDSEGFPRLRKEAWPKFLRAWEGRLNERIQHPLLGKRLAYREILLAQARILVKHLLGELPRYEPFAVR